One window of the Bos indicus isolate NIAB-ARS_2022 breed Sahiwal x Tharparkar chromosome 15, NIAB-ARS_B.indTharparkar_mat_pri_1.0, whole genome shotgun sequence genome contains the following:
- the LOC109570851 gene encoding olfactory receptor 5F1-like: protein MARKNYTSLTEFILLGLADTLELQVILFCLFSMIYMLTVVGNVGMILLIRMDSRLHTPMYFFLANLSFVDVCYSSTITPKMLVDLLSEKKTISFAGCFLQMYFFIAFATIECILFGLMAHDRYVAICNPLLYSLIMSRTVCLKMAAGAFTAGLLNSVVHTGYVSSLSFCSSNVIHHFFCDSPPIFKLSCSDTHLYESIFSTFAGVNMVGALLVILTSYCYILFSIFHMHSREGRRKAFSTCVSHLTAIILFYSTSIYTYLRPTSSYSLNQDKVASVFYTVVIPMLNPLIYSLRNKEVKRALWNAITRKMVPLFLGLLP, encoded by the coding sequence ATGGCCAGAAAAAATTATACTTCATtgacagagttcattctgttgggattagcagacacacTGGAGCTACAGGTTATcctcttttgccttttttctatGATTTATATGCTTACAGTTGTGGGGAATGTTGGGATGATCCTCTTAATCAGAATGGATTCCCGACTTCACAcacccatgtatttcttcctggctAACCTGTCCTTTGTGGATGTTTGTTATTCATCCACCATCACCCCAAAGATGCTGGTAGATCTATTATCAGAGAAGAAAACCATCTCCTTTGCTGGCTGCTTTCTGCAGATGTACTTCTTTATAGCCTTTGCTACAATTGAATGCATCCTTTTTGGGTTAATGGCccatgaccgctatgtggccatatGCAACCCTCTCCTTTACTCCTTGATCATGTCCAGGACGGTCTGCCTAAAAATGGCAGCAGGGGCTTTTACAGCAGGACTGTTGAATTCTGTGGTTCACACAGGTTATGTGAGCAGCTTGTCATTCTGCAGTTCCAACGTCATccatcacttcttctgtgacagTCCTCCAATTTTTAAGCTCTCATGTTCTGACACACACCTGTATGAAAGCATCTTCTCCACATTCGCTGGTGTGAATATGGTTGGGGCTCTGCTGGTGATTCTCACCTCCTACTGCtacattctcttctccatcttccaTATGCATTCAAGGGAGGGGAGGCGCAAAGCATTCTCCACATGTGTGTCTCACCTGACAGCCATCATCCTGTTCTATTCCACCTCCATCTACACTTACCTGAGACCTACTTCCAGCTACTCTTTGAATCAGGACAAAGTGGCTTCTGTGTTCTACACAGTGGTGATCCCCATGTTGAATCCTCTGATCTACAGCCTCAGGAATAAGGAAGTAAAGAGGGCTTTATGGAATGCGATTACTAGGAAAATGGTCCCTTTATTTCTAGGATTGTTGCCTTAA